The DNA window AGGATTGCCACCGCCAGGCTGTGGGGCATGCTGAACCTGGCCTCGGCCAGGTTCCTCGGCTCGGGATAGCGGATGAACTGGGGCACCATAGGATTCACCTCCACGTCCACCCTTTCCACCTCGCCAGCCCGGAAGCCGTGGGCCTGCTTTAGATCAACCACGCCCTGGATGTACCGCTGCATGTGGTAGCGCAGGGGTAACTCTTGATCCCCACAGCCATGACCCGGTAGGGCTTCCCCCAGTTGTTCACCACGTCCGTCGGCTTCGACACCTCTCCCGCCGTCTTCAGGTCCAAGAACCCCTTCGGGCCTTCGAAGATGGTGGTGCTTCCGGTTAGCCCTTCCGCGGCCCACAGTGCCGCCGCTAAGCCGTCTCTCCCCGCGACCCCCATCTCGATGAAGTGGGCATCGGTTCCCGTCTGTCGGGTTAGGCCACACCCCTGGGAGGCGGCCAAGCTCAGCGCCCATGCTGTCCGCTCCACATCGAGATCTAGCAGCTTCGCCGCCCCTGCCGCTATCCCTAGAACTCCCGTGAGGCTGAGGTTCAGATATCCCCGCTTACGGGCGTTGTTGCAGTCGATGCCAAGTCTGGACTGCACCTCGTAGCCCGCCGCGAAGGCCTCGAGGACGCGGCTGCCGGGAGAGCCCAGCTTCTCGGCTAGGGCGAAGAGGGCAGGATACAGCGTGTAGGTGGAGACGCCTTCGGGCATGCTGTCATCCTCGTACTCCGTGGTGTGGGCGAAATGGCCGTTGGCCAAGGCAGCGTTCTCGACAGAGGTCTTGAAGCCGGAGGCGGCGACGGTGGCCTCCTGGTTCCCACCCATCCGCTGGACGTATC is part of the Deltaproteobacteria bacterium genome and encodes:
- a CDS encoding MmgE/PrpD family protein; this translates as TIRVAQLACKTKLDQIPREVINYSKSLALSALGGMVSGAQIPSCKVVTRYVQRMGGNQEATVAASGFKTSVENAALANGHFAHTTEYEDDSMPEGVSTYTLYPALFALAEKLGSPGSRVLEAFAAGYEVQSRLGIDCNNARKRGYLNLSLTGVLGIAAGAAKLLDLDVERTAWALSLAASQGCGLTRQTGTDAHFIEMGVAGRDGLAAALWAAEGLTGSTTIFEGPKGFLDLKTAGEVSKPTDVVNNWGKPYRVMAVGIKSYPCATTCSGTSRAWLI